One stretch of Harmonia axyridis chromosome 1, icHarAxyr1.1, whole genome shotgun sequence DNA includes these proteins:
- the LOC123682162 gene encoding putative glucosylceramidase 4 → MWVLLIICEFFLVAFAKADTSCLLRDYGDNKRVCVCNSEHCDYYFVDITPDKVDVVTSTQDGARYRKTVQEFETSASSSNLIIINRNNTYQSINGFGGALTDSAGINIMSLPPRAADHLMRSYFTGMGSMYSICRVPMGGTDFSTHGYSYNDGSEDKDLANFKLAEEDFKYKIPLMRIARNLSMYQTQLKFFTSTWVAPKWMKDNGRYEGGSLKNEHYQTWAKYFLKFLEEYKKQGFDFWGITTGNEPLLSKLTAVTKIPSVGWNSSTASVWIKDHLAPTLRSSKFSDIKLMAIDDQRVFFSDYLTNLMQNETTRNYVDGFAVHWYLNSFISPEVLTGAHQRFPDKFLLSTEASSGFYPWNKHVDLGSWERGEKYANDIIDNLNNWVTGWVDWNIALDLKGGPTFIKNYIDSPIIVNSTAGEFYKQPMYYAIGHFSKFIPVGSVRIEAVSNLNLPMVAFTRPGPDNKMVLVLLNKNKNSVSVSVKDGSKIINLNLEKKSITTVMY, encoded by the exons atgtgggtGTTACtgataatttgtgaatttttcctGGTCG caTTCGCTAAGGCAGATACCTCCTGTCTGCTTAGAGATTATGGTGATAATAAAAGAGTTTGCGTTTGCAATTCCGAACATTGCgattattattttgttgataTTACACCGGATAAAGTGGACGTAGTAACCTCAACCCAAGATGGAGCGAGATATAGGAAAACGGTTCAAGAATTTGAAACCTCAGCAAGTAGCTCAAACCTCATAATAATCAATAGAAATAACACATATCAGAGTATCAATGGATTTGGAGGAGCCTTGACAGATTCTGCTGGTATCAACATCATGTCTTTACCCCCAAGAGCCGCTGATCATTTGATGAG GTCCTATTTCACAGGAATGGGATCAATGTACAGCATTTGTAGAGTTCCAATGGGTGGAACAGACTTTTCGACCCACGGTTACTCATATAACGATGGTTCCGAAGACAAAGACTTGGCCAACTTCAAATTGGCTGAGGAAGATTTCAAGTACAAG ATACCTCTCATGAGAATCGCACGTAATCTGAGCATGTACCAAACACAACTCAAGTTCTTCACATCCACTTGGGTAGCTCCAAAGTGGATGAAGGATAACGGAAGATATGAAGGAGGCTCCCTCAAAAACGAGCATTACCAAACATGGGccaaatatttcttgaaatttctggAGGAGTACAAGAAACAAGGATTCGATTTCTGGGGTATTACTACTGGAAATGAACCGTTATTATCGAAATTGACGGCAGTCACCAAAATACCATCTGTTGGTTGGAATTCAAGCACTGCT AGTGTTTGGATAAAGGATCATTTAGCACCCACTCTCAGATCCTCTAAGTTTTCTGATATCAAACTGATGGCTATAGATGATCAGAGAGTATTCTTTTCTGATTACTTGACCAAT TTGATGCAGAATGAGACGACAAGGAATTATGTTGACGGTTTTGCTGTCCACTGGTATTTAAATTCGTTTATTTCTCCTGAAGTTTTAACTGGAGCACATCAAAGATTTCCAGATAAATTCTTATTGTCTACGGAAGCCAGTAGTG GTTTCTATCCTTGGAACAAACACGTTGACTTGGGCTCTTGGGAGAGAGGGGAAAAATATGCAAATGATATAATAGAC AACCTCAACAACTGGGTTACTGGCTGGGTGGACTGGAATATAGCCTTGGACCTCAAAGGGGGTCCAACTTTCATAAAGAACTACATTGATTCCCCAATCATAGTGAACTCCACTGCAGGAGAATTCTACAAACAACCAATGTACTACGCTATAGGCCACTTTTCCAAGTTTATTCCAGTAGGGTCTGTTAGAATTGAGGCAGTATCGAATTTAAATTTGCCGATGGTGGCTTTTACTAGGCCAGGACCAGACAACAAAATGGTGCTAGTGTTGCTCAACAA GAATAAAAATAGTGTATCTGTTAGTGTGAAGGATGGTTCTAAAATCATTAATCTGAATTTGGAGAAGAAATCCATCACTACGGTTATGTACTGA